One Paraburkholderia agricolaris genomic region harbors:
- a CDS encoding MFS transporter, producing MNPLALEPSAGPPVSNVLRITLVCFAVSMIDGFDTLMLSFVAPLLAKSLQIDHATLGRVFGAGFIGTVLGSLIVGPLADRFGRRPMLLLALAVTGIFTLGCAFATSATMLATLRFIGGLGMGGAIPPVAAITAESSSPQRRSSLVILMFIGFPLGAVVGGAITAALMVRFGWPFVFLMGGTFALLALIPVLLVIPAQTVSRAERAAARQHAAASGLNVVGSMFAGGRFPATLALWVSVLSSMILSGFLVSFMPTILNMNGVEPGRAALGSVLLNLGAIGGALVISTLVGKRGPFMPVAIAFLGGAVLTVALGQIIGAGNIALAMLFAVGAFLVGGQLTFPAIASYLFPANVRAAGVGWTLAIGRIGSIVGPVVGGMLLSQHLSFETLFILAAILAVGAALGLCLSNVLRPREKEGGQIMSTASFPVTGSELGEASHGKN from the coding sequence ATGAATCCACTCGCACTAGAGCCGTCGGCGGGTCCGCCGGTCAGCAACGTGCTGCGTATCACGCTGGTGTGCTTCGCGGTATCGATGATCGACGGCTTCGACACGCTGATGTTGTCGTTCGTCGCACCCTTGCTGGCGAAGTCGTTGCAGATCGATCACGCAACGCTAGGCCGCGTGTTTGGAGCAGGCTTTATCGGCACGGTGCTGGGCTCGCTGATCGTCGGGCCGCTGGCGGATCGTTTCGGCCGCCGGCCGATGCTGCTGCTTGCGCTTGCTGTCACCGGCATTTTCACGCTCGGCTGTGCGTTCGCCACGTCGGCGACGATGCTGGCCACGCTGCGGTTTATCGGCGGCCTCGGCATGGGGGGCGCCATTCCGCCCGTGGCGGCGATCACCGCCGAGAGTAGTTCGCCACAGCGCCGTTCTTCGCTGGTGATCCTGATGTTTATCGGTTTTCCGCTCGGCGCGGTGGTGGGCGGTGCGATCACCGCGGCGTTGATGGTGCGCTTTGGCTGGCCGTTCGTATTCCTGATGGGCGGCACGTTTGCATTGCTCGCGCTGATCCCGGTGCTTCTCGTGATTCCGGCGCAAACCGTCAGTCGGGCTGAACGGGCGGCGGCACGACAGCATGCGGCGGCGAGCGGTCTGAATGTGGTCGGCAGCATGTTTGCCGGCGGCCGGTTCCCGGCCACGTTGGCGCTGTGGGTCAGCGTGCTGTCGAGCATGATCCTGTCGGGTTTCCTGGTTAGCTTCATGCCGACCATTCTCAACATGAACGGCGTCGAACCGGGCCGTGCCGCGCTCGGTTCGGTGTTGCTCAATCTGGGGGCCATTGGCGGCGCGCTGGTGATCTCGACCCTGGTCGGCAAACGTGGACCGTTTATGCCGGTGGCGATTGCCTTTCTGGGTGGCGCGGTGTTGACGGTGGCGCTGGGTCAGATCATCGGCGCGGGGAATATCGCGCTGGCGATGCTGTTTGCGGTCGGCGCGTTTCTGGTGGGCGGCCAATTGACGTTTCCGGCGATTGCCAGCTATCTCTTTCCCGCCAACGTGCGGGCGGCCGGGGTCGGTTGGACCCTCGCGATCGGACGCATCGGTTCGATCGTCGGGCCGGTGGTCGGCGGCATGCTGCTGTCGCAGCATCTGTCGTTCGAAACACTTTTCATACTGGCGGCGATTCTCGCGGTGGGCGCGGCGCTGGGTCTGTGTCTGTCCAATGTTCTGCGGCCGCGAGAGAAAGAAGGTGGACAGATCATGTCGACTGCGTCGTTCCCGGTCACGGGTTCGGAGTTGGGAGAAGCCAGTCATGGCAAAAACTGA
- a CDS encoding DUF5624 domain-containing protein, translating into MPYQPNAAFAGLFRAFTSDPQSIGAHLTQQMAQQQADDPLLVSTGSDIVLFPGAGRAPTIESFRKSTRGFIELTAVSHLPLALAYLARMRELAPHDTAWQRDASNLRTHAQQTRAANSLALWRDHVAVDSFAGHEQKIADLVDYTCGVTIDLLGRIEKDHSLLSFDRLNDEYFAAPSTSAFPVPMNDVMFATFGLAFLDIVYRIGNWLRAQALDWNRLMVLVSGRSGRPTAGVTWGSNNMCYLVWCASNRVLLPERVFIAPHAPSFSVAELPDAAGMAELERTYRDLWLNTRASIEVARALFPEQTPYDFDPAPPGGMPPITSIGDRDATTARLRRIMEDPTQLLSNCVADYIVDQLYSNGNQPQKVEIPGFTNVTFPGAVQS; encoded by the coding sequence ATGCCCTACCAACCCAACGCAGCGTTTGCCGGCCTGTTTCGCGCGTTCACATCGGACCCGCAGAGCATCGGCGCGCACCTGACGCAGCAGATGGCGCAGCAGCAGGCGGACGATCCATTGCTGGTGTCGACCGGCAGCGATATCGTGCTGTTTCCCGGCGCGGGGCGTGCGCCGACGATCGAGAGCTTTCGCAAATCGACGCGCGGCTTCATCGAGTTGACGGCGGTATCGCATCTGCCGCTGGCGCTGGCTTATCTTGCGCGGATGCGCGAACTGGCGCCGCACGACACCGCCTGGCAACGCGACGCGTCGAACCTGCGCACCCATGCGCAGCAAACCCGTGCGGCGAACTCGCTGGCGTTGTGGCGCGATCACGTCGCGGTCGATAGTTTCGCGGGCCACGAACAGAAGATCGCCGATCTCGTCGACTACACCTGCGGCGTCACCATCGATCTGCTCGGTCGGATCGAGAAAGATCACTCGCTGCTGAGCTTCGACCGTCTGAACGACGAATACTTCGCCGCGCCGTCCACTAGCGCGTTCCCCGTGCCGATGAACGACGTGATGTTCGCCACCTTCGGGCTCGCGTTTCTCGACATCGTCTATCGCATCGGCAACTGGTTGCGTGCCCAGGCGCTCGACTGGAACCGCCTGATGGTACTCGTCAGCGGCCGCTCGGGCAGGCCGACTGCCGGCGTGACGTGGGGGTCGAACAACATGTGCTATCTGGTGTGGTGCGCGTCGAATCGCGTGCTGCTGCCGGAGCGCGTGTTTATCGCGCCGCATGCGCCGTCGTTCTCGGTCGCCGAACTGCCGGATGCCGCGGGCATGGCGGAACTGGAGCGCACGTATCGGGATTTGTGGCTCAACACACGTGCCAGTATCGAGGTCGCGCGTGCGCTGTTTCCCGAGCAGACGCCGTATGACTTCGATCCGGCACCGCCCGGCGGCATGCCGCCCATCACCTCGATCGGCGACCGCGATGCGACTACGGCGCGTCTGCGCCGCATCATGGAAGATCCGACTCAACTGTTGTCCAACTGCGTCGCGGATTACATCGTCGATCAGTTGTACAGCAACGGCAATCAACCGCAAAAGGTTGAGATCCCTGGCTTTACGAATGTGACTTTCCCGGGCGCCGTGCAGTCGTAA
- a CDS encoding amidohydrolase family protein, producing the protein MAETPLISTPMRDYETLSRPSFTMPALACDAHMHVFGPEDKYPKVEHPHYTLPDGKLAHYLQMMSVLQLKRFVIVQPSFYGTDNRCLIDVLHVAGSIARGVVMIEEGTDAATLDSFARSGVRAVRLDLFARSGLPTAEIQQYITRMARLCASLGWHVQFYAPGWVVRNLIPFLADVQTDFVIDHMGYMLEEDGLTQADFDRLLSLLKDGNCWLKLSAPYRIAKHRGYEAVAPMAEAIIKAAPQKVIWGSDWPHIPDSTRDTGELLNLLGAWTGDPAVHKMILSDNPARLFDY; encoded by the coding sequence ATGGCAGAAACCCCGCTGATTTCCACGCCGATGCGCGACTACGAGACGCTGTCGCGGCCTTCGTTCACCATGCCGGCGCTCGCGTGCGACGCACACATGCACGTGTTCGGTCCCGAAGACAAATATCCGAAAGTCGAGCATCCGCACTACACACTGCCGGACGGCAAACTTGCGCACTATCTGCAGATGATGAGCGTGCTGCAGCTGAAGCGCTTCGTGATCGTGCAGCCGAGTTTCTACGGCACCGACAACCGTTGTCTGATCGACGTGCTGCACGTGGCGGGTTCGATCGCGCGCGGCGTCGTGATGATCGAGGAGGGCACGGACGCGGCGACGCTCGACAGCTTCGCTCGCTCGGGCGTTCGCGCGGTGCGGCTTGACCTGTTTGCGCGTTCCGGGCTGCCGACCGCCGAAATCCAGCAGTACATCACCCGCATGGCCCGCCTGTGCGCGAGCCTTGGCTGGCACGTGCAGTTCTATGCGCCGGGCTGGGTGGTGCGTAATCTGATTCCGTTTCTCGCCGACGTACAGACCGATTTCGTCATCGATCACATGGGTTACATGCTCGAAGAAGACGGTCTCACGCAAGCGGATTTCGACCGCCTGCTCAGCTTGCTGAAAGATGGCAACTGCTGGCTTAAACTCAGCGCGCCGTACCGGATCGCCAAACATCGCGGCTATGAAGCCGTGGCGCCGATGGCCGAAGCGATCATCAAGGCCGCGCCGCAAAAAGTGATCTGGGGTTCGGACTGGCCACATATTCCCGATTCGACGCGCGACACCGGCGAATTGCTGAATCTGCTCGGCGCATGGACCGGCGATCCGGCGGTGCACAAGATGATCCTGTCCGATAATCCCGCGCGACTGTTCGATTACTGA
- a CDS encoding HpcH/HpaI aldolase family protein: protein MNGAELVERLRARHKIIALGIRASRTTDAVRWAKAAGYDTIWVDMEHSSLPVDTVSQLCSCAVDLGLMPWVRVPERDYGTINRVLDGGALGIIVPRVETAGQARDAVIATRFPPLGQRSQLATLPYVNFEKLPARELNRRLNDATVLKVLIESRAGVEAADAIAAVEGVDVLALGCNDLSADLGHTGESAHPEVVAACRKVIAAAQRHGKVVIVGGMPECEALNELRREGAAPFVFAGIDSDVYLAALRERVEQARQL, encoded by the coding sequence ATGAACGGTGCGGAACTGGTCGAACGCCTGCGCGCGCGACACAAGATCATTGCGCTGGGAATTCGCGCCTCGCGCACAACGGATGCGGTCCGCTGGGCCAAAGCGGCCGGCTACGACACGATCTGGGTGGACATGGAACATAGCTCGCTGCCGGTCGATACCGTGTCGCAACTGTGCTCATGCGCGGTCGACCTCGGCCTGATGCCGTGGGTGCGGGTACCGGAACGCGACTACGGCACGATCAACCGCGTGCTGGATGGCGGCGCGCTCGGCATCATCGTGCCGCGTGTCGAGACCGCCGGGCAGGCGCGCGACGCGGTGATCGCCACGCGGTTTCCGCCGCTCGGCCAGCGTTCGCAACTGGCAACGCTGCCGTACGTCAACTTCGAAAAACTTCCCGCTCGCGAACTCAACCGGCGCCTGAACGACGCGACGGTCCTTAAGGTCCTGATCGAAAGCCGTGCCGGTGTCGAAGCGGCCGATGCCATCGCGGCGGTCGAAGGCGTCGACGTGCTTGCGCTCGGTTGCAACGATCTCTCCGCCGATCTGGGCCACACCGGCGAATCGGCCCATCCCGAGGTCGTGGCGGCATGCCGCAAGGTGATCGCCGCGGCGCAGCGGCACGGCAAGGTGGTGATCGTGGGCGGCATGCCGGAGTGCGAGGCGCTCAATGAATTGCGCCGCGAAGGCGCAGCGCCCTTCGTCTTTGCCGGCATCGACAGCGATGTTTATCTGGCGGCGCTGCGCGAGCGCGTCGAGCAGGCACGTCAACTTTAA
- a CDS encoding LysR family transcriptional regulator translates to MNIRHLEFFVVLAQELHFRRSAERLGITQAPLSLAIQSLETELGARLFHRTRRSVALTEAGLALLDDARAILARIEHAKESVWETVSGDVGRLRVGFTNASTLSPFFPKLIHAYRTQRPKVNITLLELSSSRQIEAIEQREIDVGLLRMPESVPPTDLVFTPLMEEPLVLAMHARHRLAKASSIKLKDLRDEPFIAYPRQAGVAVYEKTVALCAKRGFEPQVVQEAQQASTLIGLTATGLGIALVPSTLQAIALPGVVFRQLDETDTTTTLYIVHRRGDANARAMQFVALAQGLRQIATKAAHSAQA, encoded by the coding sequence ATGAATATCCGTCATCTGGAGTTTTTCGTGGTGCTGGCGCAGGAGCTGCATTTCCGCCGCAGCGCCGAGCGGCTGGGCATTACGCAGGCGCCCTTGAGTCTCGCGATCCAGTCGCTGGAGACTGAACTGGGCGCGCGGCTCTTCCACCGCACGCGCCGCTCCGTCGCGCTGACCGAGGCAGGGCTGGCGTTGCTGGACGACGCACGGGCGATTCTCGCGCGCATCGAACACGCGAAGGAAAGCGTCTGGGAAACCGTGAGCGGCGACGTTGGGCGGCTGCGAGTCGGCTTTACCAACGCATCGACACTGTCGCCGTTTTTCCCCAAGCTGATTCACGCGTACCGGACGCAACGTCCGAAGGTCAACATCACGCTGCTAGAGTTGTCGTCGTCCCGGCAGATCGAGGCAATCGAGCAGCGCGAAATCGATGTCGGCCTGTTGCGGATGCCCGAAAGCGTGCCCCCTACCGATCTGGTGTTCACGCCGCTAATGGAAGAGCCGCTCGTGCTCGCCATGCATGCGCGTCATCGGCTCGCCAAGGCGTCATCGATCAAGCTCAAGGATCTGCGCGACGAACCGTTCATCGCCTATCCGCGGCAAGCGGGCGTCGCGGTTTATGAAAAGACGGTCGCGTTGTGCGCGAAGCGCGGGTTCGAACCTCAGGTGGTCCAGGAGGCCCAGCAGGCTTCCACGCTGATCGGGTTGACCGCTACCGGGCTCGGCATTGCGCTCGTGCCGTCGACACTGCAGGCCATCGCGCTGCCGGGGGTGGTGTTCAGACAGCTGGACGAAACCGACACCACCACGACGTTGTACATCGTGCACCGCCGTGGCGACGCCAACGCTCGCGCGATGCAGTTTGTGGCGTTGGCGCAGGGGCTTCGGCAGATTGCCACGAAAGCCGCCCATAGCGCACAAGCCTGA
- a CDS encoding cysteine hydrolase family protein, whose translation MSKRTLRSILGAGQPTALPARTTALLVIDFQNEYFTGALPIPNGTSALQNACALVDCADRHGWKVVHVQHIAPAESPLFAANSRQGEICPEIQPKPNHRLITKTSVSVFASTDLAQTLKADGVTHLVICGLMTHACVAGAARDAVPAGFEVVVAADACATREIEFNDTASVPHEMLHLSALAEIADTFGSVLSTREVLSLAS comes from the coding sequence ATGTCGAAGCGCACACTGCGTAGCATCCTCGGTGCCGGTCAGCCCACTGCTTTGCCGGCCCGCACCACCGCGTTGCTGGTGATTGACTTCCAGAACGAATATTTCACGGGCGCGTTGCCGATTCCAAACGGCACGAGTGCATTGCAGAACGCATGCGCGCTGGTGGATTGTGCCGATCGTCATGGCTGGAAAGTGGTACATGTGCAGCACATCGCGCCGGCAGAGTCGCCCCTGTTCGCCGCCAACAGCCGGCAAGGCGAAATCTGCCCGGAGATCCAGCCAAAACCGAATCATCGCCTGATTACGAAGACCTCCGTGAGTGTGTTTGCCAGTACTGATCTGGCGCAAACGCTGAAAGCCGATGGCGTTACCCACCTCGTGATATGCGGGCTGATGACCCATGCCTGTGTTGCCGGCGCGGCGCGTGATGCGGTACCTGCGGGCTTTGAAGTCGTGGTTGCAGCGGACGCGTGCGCCACCCGCGAGATCGAGTTCAACGACACGGCCAGCGTCCCGCACGAGATGTTGCACCTAAGTGCATTGGCCGAAATCGCGGATACCTTTGGCTCCGTGCTCAGCACACGGGAAGTGCTGTCGCTGGCGTCGTAA
- a CDS encoding LysR family transcriptional regulator, with amino-acid sequence MDQLLAMRVFRCIVDAKGFSAAAERLGTSHSTVSRQLKQLEAALGVQLINRNTRRFALTTAGERYFAASADILDRVDAATGAMAGEHQQVAGRLRVSMPLAIGTLELGDWLPAFQKRYPDLQLELSCGDQFVDLVAEGFDVALRISEPLSDTSLVARTLTVSDVILVASPAYLAQHGLPRTPSQLARHELLRFSGANAAAQWVLTPSRGAPVQVDLNGRLALDAITALYAATLTGAGIAAFTRHTVQTDLARGQLVQVLPACTVGVRHYYALYPQTRHVAPKVRAFVDHMVEHYRER; translated from the coding sequence ATGGATCAACTGCTCGCCATGCGGGTCTTCCGCTGCATCGTGGATGCCAAAGGATTTTCTGCTGCCGCCGAACGGCTCGGCACCTCGCATTCGACCGTATCGCGCCAGCTGAAGCAGCTTGAGGCCGCGCTTGGCGTCCAGTTGATCAACCGTAACACGCGGCGATTTGCGCTTACCACGGCGGGCGAACGCTACTTCGCGGCAAGTGCCGACATTCTCGACCGGGTGGATGCGGCAACCGGAGCCATGGCCGGCGAACATCAGCAAGTAGCCGGCCGCTTGCGCGTGAGCATGCCCCTTGCCATTGGCACGCTCGAACTGGGGGACTGGCTTCCGGCGTTCCAGAAACGTTATCCCGACCTGCAGCTCGAGCTGTCCTGCGGCGATCAGTTTGTCGATCTCGTCGCGGAGGGCTTCGACGTTGCGCTGCGCATCAGCGAACCCTTGAGCGACACCAGCCTGGTTGCACGAACGCTGACGGTATCAGACGTCATTCTGGTCGCGTCGCCTGCTTATCTGGCGCAACACGGGCTTCCGCGCACTCCGTCTCAACTCGCCAGGCACGAACTGCTGCGCTTTTCGGGTGCCAATGCAGCGGCCCAATGGGTGCTCACACCCAGCCGTGGCGCACCGGTCCAGGTTGATCTGAATGGCCGGCTGGCCCTGGATGCGATCACCGCGCTTTATGCCGCTACGCTGACAGGCGCGGGCATCGCCGCGTTTACGCGGCACACCGTTCAGACCGATCTGGCGCGTGGCCAACTGGTTCAGGTTCTTCCCGCCTGCACCGTCGGGGTACGGCACTACTACGCCCTTTACCCGCAGACGCGCCATGTCGCGCCGAAGGTGCGAGCCTTCGTCGACCATATGGTCGAGCACTATCGCGAGCGGTGA
- the fusA gene encoding elongation factor G — MRYSPEAIRTIALVGHAGCGKTSLVEALLHRGGALHAPGSVERGTTVCDFDPLERKYHHSLSSALAHLHYLDTRIYLLDTPGYPDFSGLSISALPAVETAAIVINAQTGIEMTTRRMMAWAQERKLCRMIVVNGIDGEKVDLPALLTQIQEAFGKECLPINLPAQRGHQVVDCFFNPAGEADFLSVAAAHTALVDQVVEIDPALMELYLEQGEAISPEQLHEPFERALREGHLVPVCFTSAANGAGIAELLDVFVRLLPNPMEGNPPLFYRDAGGRQQVARAEPAPDKHVLAHVFKIVVDPYIGKMAVFRVHQGTIRRDSQLYIGDGRQPFRVAHLMMLQGKEHVDVPQAGPGDICATAKVDEIGFDAVLHDAAEDGNIHLSPLDFPTPIYGLAIEPARRGNEQRLWEVLQKLSAEDPCLIIDHPDSTNETVVRGLGELHLRVMLERLAEQYKLEVVTRPPKIAYRETIGAKAEGHCRHKKQTGGAGQFGEVMLRVEPLPRGAGFEFVDAVKGGAIPGQFMPAVEKGVLQVIDSGPLAGFPMQDVRVTVFDGKSHPVDSKEVAFVSAGRKAFIDAVLKARPVLLEPIVDIEVMTPETAMGDIIGDLSAKRGQVHGTRTAAGNAVVVAGQVPLSELNDYQSRLNAIAGGHGHYNIQLSHYDPVSPAQQERMASQYKKQGDDAAP, encoded by the coding sequence ATGCGCTACAGCCCCGAGGCCATCCGCACCATCGCCCTGGTCGGGCATGCTGGATGCGGCAAGACATCCCTTGTCGAAGCGCTGCTGCACCGCGGCGGCGCGCTCCACGCGCCCGGCAGCGTGGAGCGCGGCACCACGGTGTGCGATTTCGACCCGCTCGAACGCAAATACCACCACTCGCTAAGCTCCGCCCTCGCCCACCTGCACTACCTGGATACCCGTATTTATCTGCTGGATACGCCGGGCTATCCGGATTTTTCCGGGCTGTCGATCAGTGCCCTGCCTGCCGTAGAGACGGCCGCCATTGTCATCAATGCCCAGACCGGCATCGAAATGACCACCCGCCGCATGATGGCGTGGGCGCAGGAACGCAAGCTGTGCAGAATGATCGTCGTGAACGGCATCGATGGCGAAAAGGTCGATCTTCCGGCGCTCCTGACGCAAATCCAGGAGGCCTTCGGCAAGGAATGTCTGCCGATCAACCTGCCCGCGCAGCGCGGCCATCAGGTGGTGGACTGTTTTTTCAACCCGGCCGGCGAAGCCGATTTCCTTTCCGTTGCGGCTGCGCACACGGCGCTGGTCGATCAGGTGGTCGAGATCGACCCGGCCTTGATGGAGCTTTACCTGGAACAAGGCGAGGCCATCAGCCCTGAGCAGTTGCACGAACCCTTCGAACGGGCGCTGCGCGAAGGTCATCTGGTGCCGGTTTGCTTTACGTCGGCCGCTAACGGCGCGGGCATTGCGGAATTGCTCGACGTATTCGTCCGGCTGCTGCCCAATCCGATGGAAGGCAACCCGCCGCTCTTCTATCGCGATGCCGGCGGCCGCCAGCAAGTCGCACGTGCCGAACCGGCACCTGACAAGCATGTCCTCGCCCATGTCTTCAAGATCGTCGTCGACCCTTATATCGGCAAGATGGCCGTGTTTCGCGTGCATCAGGGCACGATCAGGCGCGACAGCCAGCTTTATATCGGTGACGGGCGCCAGCCGTTCAGGGTCGCCCATCTCATGATGCTGCAGGGCAAGGAACACGTGGACGTCCCGCAGGCCGGTCCGGGCGATATCTGCGCCACGGCCAAGGTCGACGAGATCGGCTTCGATGCCGTGCTGCATGACGCCGCCGAAGACGGCAACATCCACCTGAGCCCGCTCGACTTCCCCACCCCCATCTACGGTCTGGCAATCGAACCGGCGCGCCGCGGCAACGAGCAGCGCCTCTGGGAAGTCCTGCAAAAGCTGAGCGCGGAAGACCCTTGCCTGATCATCGACCACCCGGACAGCACCAACGAAACCGTGGTGCGAGGGCTCGGCGAGTTGCACTTGCGCGTGATGCTGGAGCGGCTAGCCGAGCAGTACAAGCTCGAGGTCGTGACGCGGCCGCCGAAGATCGCCTATCGGGAAACGATCGGCGCCAAAGCCGAGGGACATTGCCGCCACAAGAAGCAAACCGGCGGCGCCGGGCAATTCGGCGAAGTGATGTTGCGCGTCGAACCGCTGCCGCGCGGCGCGGGTTTCGAATTCGTCGACGCCGTCAAGGGCGGCGCGATCCCCGGCCAGTTCATGCCGGCCGTGGAAAAAGGCGTGCTGCAGGTGATCGACAGCGGACCGCTGGCCGGCTTCCCGATGCAGGACGTGCGCGTCACCGTCTTTGACGGCAAGAGCCATCCGGTCGACTCGAAGGAAGTGGCCTTCGTCTCCGCCGGGCGCAAGGCCTTCATCGACGCGGTGCTGAAGGCCCGGCCCGTCCTGCTCGAACCCATCGTGGACATCGAGGTAATGACACCGGAAACCGCGATGGGCGACATCATCGGCGACCTGTCCGCCAAGCGTGGGCAGGTGCATGGCACACGCACGGCCGCCGGCAATGCCGTGGTGGTTGCGGGCCAGGTGCCCTTGTCCGAACTCAACGACTATCAGTCGCGTCTGAATGCCATTGCCGGCGGCCACGGTCACTACAATATCCAGCTCAGCCATTACGATCCGGTGTCCCCCGCCCAGCAGGAACGGATGGCGTCGCAGTATAAAAAACAGGGCGACGACGCGGCGCCATGA
- the trpS gene encoding tryptophan--tRNA ligase — protein sequence MSHAKQSVILTGDRTTGPLHLGHYIGSLRSRVQLQHEAQQFLLLADAQAMTDNVGRHQKVTENVIEVALDYLAVGIDPAKSTIVIQSQVPELAELTQYLLNLVTVARLERNPTIKAEIVLRGFERDIPAGFLTYPVSQAADITAFKATRVPVGDDQLPMIEQTNELVRRFNNTVDRQVLVECEAVLSQVARLPGIDGRTKMSKSLGNAITLGASPDEITRAVNDMYTDPNHLRVSDPGQVEGNVVFAFLDAFEPDVPMVDELKAHYRRGGLGDSAVKRLLNDRLQSMLAPIRERRREFATDRAEVLNVLRRGTMRAREVAGATVSEVKSALGLNYFQN from the coding sequence ATGTCACATGCAAAGCAGTCGGTTATCCTCACTGGCGACCGCACAACCGGTCCGCTGCACCTTGGCCACTACATCGGCTCGCTGCGCTCACGCGTGCAGCTCCAGCACGAAGCGCAGCAGTTCCTCCTGCTAGCCGATGCGCAGGCCATGACCGACAACGTCGGCCGGCACCAGAAGGTCACGGAAAACGTCATCGAAGTGGCGCTCGACTATCTCGCCGTCGGTATCGACCCTGCCAAATCAACTATCGTCATTCAGTCGCAGGTGCCGGAGCTCGCGGAACTGACTCAGTATCTGCTCAACCTCGTGACAGTCGCGCGCCTCGAACGCAATCCCACCATCAAGGCGGAAATCGTGCTTCGCGGTTTCGAACGGGATATTCCCGCAGGCTTCCTGACCTATCCGGTCAGCCAGGCCGCCGACATCACGGCATTCAAGGCCACGCGCGTGCCCGTCGGCGACGACCAGTTGCCGATGATCGAACAAACCAATGAACTGGTACGCCGTTTCAACAACACGGTGGATCGGCAGGTGCTGGTGGAGTGCGAAGCAGTTCTCTCGCAGGTGGCGCGGCTGCCCGGCATAGATGGCAGAACCAAGATGAGCAAGTCACTGGGTAACGCCATTACGCTCGGCGCGAGCCCGGATGAAATCACCCGGGCCGTGAACGACATGTACACCGACCCTAACCATCTGCGCGTCAGCGATCCGGGGCAGGTTGAAGGCAATGTTGTGTTCGCGTTCCTCGATGCGTTCGAGCCGGACGTACCGATGGTCGACGAATTGAAAGCGCACTACCGCCGCGGCGGTCTTGGCGACAGTGCGGTCAAGCGTCTGCTCAACGACCGGCTGCAGTCGATGCTCGCACCGATCCGGGAGCGCCGCCGCGAGTTCGCAACCGACCGTGCGGAGGTGCTGAACGTTTTGCGTCGCGGGACGATGCGTGCGCGGGAGGTGGCAGGCGCGACGGTGTCCGAGGTGAAAAGCGCGCTCGGCCTGAACTACTTCCAGAACTGA
- a CDS encoding lysozyme inhibitor LprI family protein, producing the protein MNEPRNHRMGRCLRLALIAAIAVGSVPASAASFDCNRARLPDEKAICASRQLSELDVEMSVRFQMMMGLVAMGTRGDMGEEQQSWLSARKKCAANQACLLAAYRQRIQTLKNEYAQLASRGPF; encoded by the coding sequence ATGAATGAACCGCGCAATCACCGCATGGGCCGTTGCTTGCGCCTCGCACTGATAGCAGCGATTGCGGTCGGCTCAGTGCCCGCTTCTGCGGCGAGCTTCGACTGCAATCGCGCGCGTCTGCCGGACGAAAAGGCGATATGCGCCTCTCGACAACTCAGCGAACTGGACGTTGAAATGTCTGTGCGCTTCCAGATGATGATGGGTCTCGTCGCCATGGGTACGCGCGGGGACATGGGGGAAGAGCAGCAGTCCTGGTTGAGCGCGAGGAAGAAATGCGCGGCGAATCAGGCTTGCCTGCTTGCCGCGTACCGGCAACGAATCCAGACGCTAAAGAACGAGTACGCCCAACTGGCTAGCCGCGGGCCATTTTAA
- a CDS encoding type II toxin-antitoxin system RatA family toxin: MKFSVSMVVSGSADTLFSLSQDYSRRREWDPFATRSELLDGAVVPAVGVDEYIESAGGLVMVSRYVSFQPPHVAAVSMIEGPRLLASFSGGWKFRQLSPTHCRVTFTYNFRTSPIWLRWLLEPIAGLWYQRQTRARLNGFKAWAEAGSTG, translated from the coding sequence ATGAAATTTTCTGTCAGCATGGTGGTGTCGGGTAGCGCCGATACGCTCTTCTCGCTCTCCCAGGACTATTCCCGCCGACGCGAGTGGGACCCGTTTGCAACACGCTCTGAACTACTTGACGGGGCGGTGGTGCCCGCGGTCGGCGTCGACGAATACATCGAAAGTGCTGGTGGTCTGGTTATGGTGTCGCGTTATGTGTCGTTCCAGCCACCCCACGTGGCGGCGGTCTCGATGATTGAAGGGCCACGTCTGCTGGCCAGTTTCAGCGGAGGTTGGAAATTCCGGCAACTATCGCCCACGCACTGCCGGGTAACGTTCACCTATAACTTCAGGACGTCGCCAATCTGGCTGCGCTGGCTTTTGGAGCCTATTGCCGGCCTCTGGTACCAGCGACAGACACGCGCACGGCTGAACGGCTTCAAGGCGTGGGCCGAAGCCGGCTCTACCGGATGA